A portion of the Moraxella ovis genome contains these proteins:
- a CDS encoding DMT family transporter codes for MLHPSHLFNQLSQRTQGYLLVLLTMCVWGSFSLLSRVTVAWQISPWDVIAMRFAFSALILLPVIHHQKGWQSLWSRRSVVLALMGGAGYSCLVYTAFALAPVVHGAVFLNGMIPVATALLLWAFFRVKPDHNTKIALGIIIMTLLAMTTMIMTGAYHFNIGDAIFVACAFCWAGFSVLLREWQLTPWQAMCSTVFWSAVIYLPIYAFFIGFSSPNASIIHLGIQGIFHSVLVMIVATVTYAMAVARLGAFQAGGLSSLAPFMSALLAVPLLGEPLSTVMVLGLIGMGLGTVQPWRWLNRS; via the coding sequence ATGCTTCACCCAAGCCATTTATTTAACCAATTATCACAAAGAACCCAAGGCTATCTTCTGGTGCTACTTACCATGTGTGTATGGGGAAGTTTTAGCCTGCTATCACGAGTTACCGTGGCATGGCAAATCTCGCCTTGGGATGTGATCGCCATGCGCTTTGCCTTTTCTGCATTGATTCTACTTCCGGTCATCCACCATCAAAAAGGCTGGCAATCCCTATGGTCGAGACGATCTGTTGTCCTAGCGCTAATGGGTGGTGCTGGGTATAGCTGTCTGGTTTATACCGCCTTTGCTCTTGCGCCTGTGGTTCACGGTGCTGTATTCTTAAATGGTATGATTCCTGTGGCGACTGCGCTGCTACTGTGGGCATTCTTTCGGGTTAAGCCGGATCACAACACCAAAATCGCACTTGGTATCATCATCATGACTTTATTGGCGATGACGACAATGATCATGACAGGCGCGTATCACTTCAATATCGGCGATGCGATTTTTGTGGCTTGTGCTTTTTGTTGGGCGGGCTTTAGCGTCCTACTTAGAGAATGGCAACTAACTCCATGGCAAGCGATGTGCAGTACGGTCTTTTGGTCGGCGGTTATTTATTTGCCGATCTATGCATTTTTTATTGGATTTTCTTCGCCGAACGCAAGCATCATTCACCTGGGCATACAAGGCATCTTTCATAGCGTGCTGGTGATGATTGTTGCCACAGTTACTTATGCCATGGCGGTGGCGCGATTGGGTGCTTTTCAGGCGGGCGGGCTATCGTCACTTGCGCCTTTTATGTCTGCCCTGCTCGCTGTACCACTGCTGGGTGAACCACTTAGCACGGTCATGGTGCTCGGTCTCATTGGCATGGGGCTTGGCACGGTACAGCCGTGGCGCTGGCTCAATCGTTCTTAA
- the secF gene encoding protein translocase subunit SecF has protein sequence MTNDNNPIDNHDELNAKEVRRRRGPRRDGKGSNARANEEALANQDIIAVDEAAEKAGGAKLIGNRRILPFMKLEIPMVILSALLVIASVVAIAVKGLNLGLDFTGGVSADVSYGQPVEQAQVASALSQQGFNDAVVQYLGTRSELLVRLPPQDTQDPEGLSQALTSALNLPSNPATVENINIIGSQVGNEVYLNSLLAIGLALLLMMVYVSIRFQFKLALGAVLALFHDVIVVCGLFAIFGWPFDLTVLAAVLALIGYSVNDTIVVYDRIRENFRRVRGLTPYQVVDLSLTETLRRTFMTTGTVFVVVLALLFLGGDGLFWFALAQFIGTIAGTYSSIYVASSIPLRMGLSREDFVVQVKPEFEEEVVVFADPELQNAKD, from the coding sequence ATGACAAATGATAATAATCCAATCGATAACCACGACGAACTAAACGCTAAAGAGGTGCGTCGTCGCCGTGGTCCACGCCGCGATGGCAAAGGCAGTAATGCTCGCGCGAACGAAGAAGCGCTTGCCAATCAAGACATCATCGCTGTTGATGAAGCCGCTGAAAAAGCAGGTGGCGCCAAGCTGATTGGCAACCGTCGCATCCTGCCATTCATGAAGCTTGAGATCCCGATGGTTATCCTATCAGCGCTACTGGTGATTGCAAGTGTGGTCGCCATCGCAGTTAAGGGATTAAACCTTGGTCTTGATTTTACCGGTGGTGTGTCGGCTGACGTCTCTTATGGTCAGCCTGTTGAGCAGGCACAAGTTGCCAGCGCATTATCACAGCAAGGCTTTAATGATGCTGTTGTACAGTATCTAGGTACACGTAGTGAACTATTGGTTCGCCTACCACCTCAGGATACGCAAGACCCTGAAGGTCTTAGCCAAGCGCTAACCTCAGCACTGAACTTACCATCAAATCCTGCCACCGTTGAGAACATTAACATCATTGGCAGTCAGGTAGGTAATGAAGTTTATCTAAATTCATTACTTGCCATCGGTTTGGCGCTGTTGCTCATGATGGTTTATGTATCGATCCGATTCCAGTTTAAGCTGGCTTTGGGTGCGGTACTGGCACTGTTTCATGACGTGATCGTGGTGTGTGGCTTGTTTGCTATTTTTGGTTGGCCATTTGACTTGACCGTGCTAGCAGCTGTTCTAGCCTTGATTGGTTATTCGGTGAACGACACGATCGTTGTCTATGACCGCATTCGTGAGAACTTCCGCCGTGTTCGTGGTTTGACGCCTTATCAAGTGGTTGACCTGTCACTGACCGAAACGCTAAGACGTACATTCATGACCACAGGAACCGTTTTTGTGGTGGTGCTTGCGCTCTTATTCTTGGGTGGTGATGGTCTGTTCTGGTTTGCACTGGCTCAGTTTATCGGTACGATTGCAGGTACTTACTCTTCAATCTATGTTGCCAGCTCAATTCCGCTGCGCATGGGTCTGTCTCGAGAGGACTTTGTCGTACAGGTTAAGCCTGAATTTGAAGAAGAGGTGGTGGTATTCGCCGATCCCGAACTTCAAAATGCCAAAGACTAA
- the accC gene encoding acetyl-CoA carboxylase biotin carboxylase subunit: MIKKLLIANRGEIALRIVRACKQLGISTVGVYSTADKDLMHLRFVDEAVCIGNAPSSQSYLDVNAILSAAEVTGADAIHPGYGFLSENADFAEKVEEAGLTFVGPHADHIRLMGNKVSAINAMKKAGVPTVPGSVGAITLHNAEEQAKNIGFPLIVKAAAGGGGRGMRVVERFEELINQVQAAKAEAESAFGDDTVYMERFLKNPRHVEVQVLGDGNGNALHLFDRDCSLQRRHQKVLEEAPAPGIPDDIRQPILDACVRACEQIKYRGAGTFEFLYEDGQFFFIEMNTRVQVEHPVTEMITGIDIIVEQLKIAAGYGLSYHQDEITIRGHAIECRINAEDPKTFMPCPGKIENLFAPSGSGVRFDSHLYQGYNIPSYYDSMIGKLICHAQTRSQAVAKTLHALDELIIEGIKTNIPLHRDVILQDENFVNEAQNIHYLENHLLKPQDSK, translated from the coding sequence ATGATTAAAAAACTATTGATTGCAAACCGTGGTGAGATCGCCCTGCGCATCGTACGTGCCTGTAAGCAGCTGGGCATCTCTACCGTGGGCGTGTACTCGACAGCCGATAAAGATCTCATGCACCTGCGATTCGTAGATGAGGCGGTATGCATCGGTAACGCCCCTTCTTCGCAAAGTTATCTTGACGTGAATGCCATCCTATCAGCTGCTGAAGTGACTGGCGCGGATGCGATTCACCCTGGTTATGGTTTTTTGTCGGAGAATGCTGACTTCGCTGAGAAAGTAGAAGAAGCGGGCCTAACCTTCGTGGGTCCTCATGCTGATCACATTCGCCTAATGGGTAACAAAGTATCAGCCATTAACGCCATGAAAAAAGCGGGCGTGCCGACTGTGCCAGGCTCTGTTGGCGCAATCACTCTACACAACGCCGAAGAGCAGGCTAAGAACATCGGCTTTCCGCTGATCGTAAAAGCAGCAGCTGGCGGTGGTGGTCGTGGCATGCGTGTGGTAGAACGCTTCGAAGAACTCATCAACCAAGTACAAGCTGCCAAGGCAGAGGCTGAAAGCGCCTTTGGTGATGATACCGTATATATGGAGCGATTCTTAAAGAACCCTCGCCATGTCGAGGTTCAGGTACTTGGCGATGGTAATGGTAATGCCCTACACCTGTTCGATCGTGACTGCTCGCTACAGCGCCGCCACCAAAAAGTACTAGAAGAAGCGCCAGCACCTGGCATTCCTGATGACATCAGACAGCCAATTCTAGATGCGTGCGTGCGTGCTTGTGAGCAGATTAAGTATCGCGGTGCGGGCACCTTTGAGTTTCTATATGAAGACGGTCAATTCTTCTTTATTGAGATGAATACACGTGTTCAGGTAGAACACCCTGTTACTGAGATGATTACAGGCATCGACATCATCGTTGAGCAATTAAAAATCGCCGCAGGTTATGGACTGTCTTATCATCAAGACGAGATCACCATCCGCGGTCATGCCATCGAATGCCGTATCAATGCGGAAGATCCTAAGACTTTCATGCCCTGCCCTGGCAAGATCGAAAATCTGTTCGCACCAAGCGGTTCTGGCGTACGCTTTGATAGTCATCTGTATCAAGGGTATAACATCCCTAGCTACTATGACTCAATGATTGGTAAGCTGATCTGCCATGCGCAAACACGCAGTCAAGCCGTTGCAAAGACATTGCACGCATTGGATGAGCTGATCATCGAAGGCATCAAGACCAACATTCCACTACATCGCGATGTCATTCTCCAAGATGAGAATTTTGTTAATGAAGCACAAAACATTCATTATCTAGAAAATCATCTACTAAAACCACAAGACAGCAAATAA
- the secD gene encoding protein translocase subunit SecD, whose protein sequence is MHYPAWKYILIAVVLVISGLYALPNLYPDEPAVQITGASAGVQLTEDVVNESQGLLDKAGLSHHGGSFSNNSALVRLSTAEDQLKAQEVLRRELGENYVVALNLAQTTPEWLRNIGAKPMKLGLDLRGGVRFVLEVDMAKALEQRLATASQDARRALRADKIAIKSLRTTEDGMMLVFDGNDVRDRAQSILQAQMANEFTLRPLADTEGAALQLSYTEARLNEINEYAVGQNLTTLRNRINELGVAEALVQSQGANRIVVELPGVQDTAEAKRVLGRTANLEFRMVSDDADSFTGGIAPAGTEAYPFGDLNGPPVLLNRQPIVTGEKVQGAQAGLDENGRPQVSINLDTQGGRLMQNATAPAVGKQMAVLFIENKQRVSYETDPQTGETTEVRTPYSETRVINRATINAVLGSSFVITGLDSTAEADELALLLRSGALAAPMYFVEERTIGPSLGQDNIDKGLFASKIGYLLVFLWMIVFYRACGVIASIALAFNIVMLAAIMSIIGSSLTLPGIAGVVLTMGMAVDANVLIFERIREEIDAGARAKSAIVAGFDRAFSSILDGNMTTLLVAFILFAVGTGPVKGFAITLAIGIITSLFTAIIVTRALMQIWYGYRKNLTKISIG, encoded by the coding sequence ATGCATTACCCTGCTTGGAAATACATACTTATCGCTGTAGTGCTCGTAATTTCTGGCTTGTATGCCCTGCCTAATTTATACCCTGATGAGCCTGCGGTACAGATTACTGGTGCATCGGCTGGCGTGCAATTAACAGAAGATGTTGTAAACGAATCTCAAGGACTGCTTGATAAAGCAGGACTTAGCCATCATGGCGGCAGCTTTAGTAATAACAGTGCTTTGGTGCGTCTATCAACCGCCGAAGATCAATTAAAAGCTCAAGAAGTTTTGCGCCGTGAACTAGGTGAGAACTATGTCGTCGCTCTAAACCTTGCCCAAACCACCCCAGAATGGCTGCGTAACATCGGCGCAAAACCGATGAAGCTAGGTCTAGACTTGCGTGGTGGTGTGCGCTTCGTGCTTGAAGTGGACATGGCAAAAGCCCTAGAGCAACGCCTAGCAACCGCAAGCCAAGACGCAAGACGCGCCCTACGCGCCGACAAGATCGCCATCAAAAGCCTACGTACCACCGAAGATGGTATGATGCTTGTGTTCGATGGCAATGACGTTCGTGATCGCGCACAGAGCATCTTACAAGCCCAGATGGCGAACGAATTCACATTGCGTCCATTGGCTGATACCGAAGGCGCAGCACTACAACTAAGCTACACCGAAGCTCGTCTTAATGAGATTAATGAATATGCAGTAGGTCAGAACTTAACGACCCTGCGTAACCGTATTAACGAGCTTGGTGTCGCTGAAGCTTTGGTTCAATCACAAGGCGCTAACCGCATCGTCGTCGAGCTGCCTGGTGTACAAGACACCGCTGAAGCTAAGCGTGTACTTGGTCGCACGGCAAACCTAGAATTTCGCATGGTGAGCGATGACGCTGATAGCTTTACCGGTGGCATTGCGCCTGCTGGCACCGAAGCTTATCCATTTGGTGACTTAAATGGCCCGCCTGTACTTTTGAATCGCCAGCCCATCGTTACTGGTGAAAAAGTTCAAGGCGCTCAAGCAGGTCTGGATGAAAATGGCCGCCCACAAGTATCGATCAACCTTGACACTCAAGGTGGTAGGCTGATGCAAAACGCCACAGCTCCTGCTGTAGGCAAACAAATGGCGGTGCTATTCATCGAAAACAAACAGCGCGTAAGCTACGAGACCGACCCTCAGACTGGAGAGACGACAGAAGTTCGTACGCCATATTCTGAGACACGTGTCATCAACCGCGCGACGATTAATGCTGTACTAGGTTCATCTTTTGTGATTACGGGCCTAGACTCTACTGCCGAAGCTGATGAACTTGCCCTACTGCTTCGTTCTGGCGCACTGGCTGCACCAATGTATTTCGTTGAAGAGCGCACCATCGGCCCATCATTGGGTCAAGACAACATCGATAAGGGTCTATTCGCCTCAAAAATCGGCTATCTACTCGTCTTCTTGTGGATGATCGTTTTCTATCGCGCTTGTGGTGTGATTGCCAGTATTGCGCTTGCCTTTAACATTGTCATGCTGGCTGCCATCATGTCGATCATTGGCTCATCTTTGACACTGCCAGGTATTGCCGGTGTCGTATTGACCATGGGTATGGCGGTCGATGCTAACGTACTTATCTTTGAGCGTATTCGTGAAGAGATTGACGCAGGCGCCAGAGCCAAATCAGCCATCGTGGCAGGTTTTGACCGTGCGTTTAGCTCCATTTTAGATGGTAACATGACCACGCTATTGGTGGCGTTTATCTTGTTCGCGGTTGGTACAGGTCCTGTCAAAGGCTTTGCCATTACGCTTGCCATTGGTATCATCACGTCTTTATTTACCGCCATCATCGTGACGCGTGCACTCATGCAGATTTGGTATGGCTATCGTAAAAACTTGACAAAAATCAGCATCGGTTAG
- a CDS encoding CNNM domain-containing protein: protein MPLAAHANQSAQVSTTNIILLVFFISLSLVASFICSISEATLLTMTPSYVDTLREEDPKAAALLEDVKVNNIEKSISSILTLNTIAHTLGSLGAGAQATIVFGDVWFGVFSAVMTIAILIGTEIIPKTLGTTYWRRFAIPVAYYVCAINFVLMPIVWFAEKISRLVTRGNTESTFSRHEFIALANQGESLGQMSELETRIIKNSLALSMINVEDIVTPRSVIMAFDETMTVGDIFANHPKLPFSRFPIFSEDLDNTTGFILKSDLLIAKANQENHTPIKHFKRDINFVFAKMKLFDLLDLMLKERVHIALAVGEFGEVKGLVSLEDVLETLLGLEIVDEFDRVDDMQALARQLMDRRMNRIGAKLEEVESLDNDK, encoded by the coding sequence TTGCCTTTGGCTGCCCATGCCAATCAAAGTGCACAAGTCAGCACGACCAACATCATTTTGCTTGTGTTTTTTATTTCCTTATCTTTGGTCGCGTCATTTATTTGTTCAATTTCAGAAGCCACGCTTTTGACGATGACGCCATCTTATGTTGATACTCTTCGAGAAGAAGATCCAAAAGCTGCAGCGCTCTTGGAGGATGTTAAGGTCAATAACATCGAAAAATCCATCTCGTCTATCCTTACATTAAATACCATCGCGCATACTTTGGGTTCCCTTGGTGCTGGTGCGCAGGCGACGATCGTTTTTGGCGATGTGTGGTTTGGTGTATTTAGTGCGGTGATGACGATTGCGATTTTGATCGGTACAGAGATTATCCCAAAGACGCTAGGCACGACTTACTGGCGACGTTTTGCCATTCCGGTGGCGTATTATGTGTGCGCGATTAATTTTGTATTAATGCCGATCGTGTGGTTCGCCGAGAAAATCTCTCGGTTGGTGACACGTGGTAATACAGAATCGACTTTTAGCCGTCATGAGTTCATCGCGCTTGCCAATCAGGGCGAGAGCTTGGGGCAAATGAGTGAGCTTGAGACGCGTATTATTAAGAACTCTTTGGCGCTTAGCATGATTAATGTCGAAGACATCGTGACGCCACGTTCTGTGATCATGGCGTTCGATGAGACGATGACGGTCGGTGATATTTTTGCCAATCATCCTAAGCTACCGTTTTCTCGTTTTCCGATTTTTAGTGAAGATTTGGACAATACTACAGGTTTTATTCTAAAGTCCGACCTGCTCATTGCCAAGGCCAACCAAGAAAATCACACGCCGATCAAGCATTTCAAGCGTGATATTAATTTTGTGTTTGCTAAAATGAAGCTGTTTGATCTGCTTGATCTTATGCTAAAAGAACGTGTTCATATCGCGTTGGCTGTGGGTGAATTTGGCGAGGTCAAAGGTTTGGTAAGCCTTGAAGATGTGCTAGAGACGCTATTGGGTCTTGAGATTGTTGATGAATTCGACCGCGTGGATGACATGCAGGCATTGGCACGTCAATTAATGGATCGCCGCATGAATCGCATCGGGGCCAAGCTTGAAGAAGTTGAATCATTGGATAATGATAAATAG
- a CDS encoding TIGR00730 family Rossman fold protein, translating to MNTLKNITIYCGSNFGTTPDYYEAAKQMGKTLAFQGMHLIYGGGKVGLMGTIADATLAHGGTVTGVIPTFLKQKEVAHLGLTQLIETPDMATRKYKMIELADGFIAMAGGIGTLEELYEVLSLLQLRQHAKPIGILNTKGFFTPFLETLQRCADEGFMPQSNMDLICVSDDPAELLKQMASFEFKDAPKWVRPSWLGEQDIPTW from the coding sequence ATGAACACTCTAAAAAACATCACCATCTACTGCGGTTCAAACTTCGGGACAACACCCGATTATTACGAAGCAGCCAAGCAGATGGGCAAAACTCTGGCCTTCCAAGGCATGCATCTCATCTACGGCGGTGGTAAAGTAGGTCTGATGGGCACCATTGCAGATGCTACCCTGGCGCATGGCGGAACAGTGACGGGTGTGATTCCTACATTCTTAAAGCAAAAAGAAGTTGCTCATTTAGGATTGACCCAATTAATCGAGACACCTGACATGGCAACCAGAAAATACAAGATGATTGAGCTTGCTGATGGATTTATCGCCATGGCAGGTGGTATTGGCACCTTGGAGGAGCTTTATGAAGTGCTGTCATTGCTACAGCTACGTCAGCACGCCAAACCGATCGGCATTCTTAACACCAAAGGATTTTTTACACCGTTCTTAGAGACACTGCAGCGATGCGCAGATGAAGGCTTCATGCCGCAGTCGAACATGGATCTGATCTGTGTATCTGATGATCCTGCAGAATTATTAAAGCAAATGGCAAGCTTTGAATTTAAAGATGCGCCCAAATGGGTACGCCCAAGTTGGCTAGGCGAACAAGACATCCCAACTTGGTAA
- the yajC gene encoding preprotein translocase subunit YajC codes for MELFITSAHAAAAPAQPNALLQILPMVAIFAIFYFLIIRPQSKQRKQHRAMVDSLAAGNEVVFAGGLMGKITKIEGDYAVIALNPTNSIKVQRASVISVLPAGTIDNI; via the coding sequence TTGGAATTATTCATCACCAGCGCACACGCAGCTGCTGCCCCAGCACAACCAAACGCTCTATTGCAAATCCTGCCAATGGTGGCTATTTTTGCGATTTTTTATTTCCTAATTATTCGCCCGCAATCAAAGCAAAGAAAACAACATCGCGCGATGGTAGATAGCTTAGCAGCGGGTAATGAAGTGGTATTTGCCGGCGGTCTTATGGGTAAAATCACCAAAATCGAAGGTGATTATGCGGTCATCGCTTTAAACCCAACCAACTCTATTAAAGTTCAACGCGCAAGCGTCATCAGCGTTCTACCTGCTGGTACAATCGACAATATCTAA
- the accB gene encoding acetyl-CoA carboxylase biotin carboxyl carrier protein, whose amino-acid sequence MDIKKIRELIDLMEEKDLVNLEYGHDDNYVNLTRNVAVQTIAAPVATTAAPAAAAAPKAPSGKVETSPMVGVFYSAPSPNDPPFVKVGQKVQAGDQLGIIEAMKIMNPLEATQSGIIEEILVNNADVVQFGQPVIRYKA is encoded by the coding sequence ATGGATATCAAAAAAATTCGTGAACTCATTGATTTAATGGAAGAAAAAGATCTGGTCAATCTTGAATACGGTCATGATGATAACTACGTGAATCTAACCCGTAACGTTGCTGTACAGACCATCGCCGCACCTGTCGCAACCACAGCTGCACCTGCAGCGGCCGCCGCACCAAAGGCACCGAGCGGCAAAGTTGAAACCTCGCCAATGGTGGGTGTATTCTATTCAGCACCTAGCCCAAATGATCCTCCGTTCGTTAAAGTCGGTCAAAAAGTCCAAGCAGGCGACCAACTAGGTATCATCGAAGCAATGAAAATCATGAACCCATTAGAAGCCACCCAAAGCGGCATCATCGAAGAGATTCTGGTAAATAATGCCGACGTGGTACAATTCGGTCAGCCTGTTATCCGCTACAAAGCGTAG